From the Rhizobium sp. ARZ01 genome, the window TCGTTGCGGCGCCAGTCACGAAGGAAACGGTTCAGCTGCTGGAGGCCCTTCTGATCATAGCGACCGTTGCGCTTGAAGGTGATCTCCGCCTTTTCATTGGTGTGGACGTAATAGAGTTTCAGCGAACGCGTTCCGGAGGCAGCATCTGTCGCGGAGGGAACCATGGCGGGGACGACGAGCGAAACGGTCATCGCAGCGATGGTCAAAATCCTGGGGGCCTTCGCGAGCGCCGCTTTGCACATGGCAAGAGCGCTGGCTCCCCGGAGCGTCATCGATCCAATAATGTCTGCCAACTCTATCCCCGTCTTACAGACAATAGGTGTGTCCCTGAATTCTCAGATGACCACCAATTGCGGTAACAGCATGGCAAATTCGCCACAGTCTCCAATACGCCCCAAACATAGTGAACGATCCACTAATAAGGGGTGAACGGCAACGGGAAAAACACGAGAAGCCTGAGAAATCAACCGAAATCAGGCGGCTTCCTTCAATGGGTTTTCAGGATCGATACCATAATCTTTCAGCTTTCGATAAAGCGTCGACCGACCAATGCCTAGTTTCCGAGCAACCTGACTCATCTGGCCATGGTAAAACTTCAAGGCAAAACGGATGAGTTCTTCCTCGACATCGGCCAACCGGCGCACCTGCCCGCCGCGATCCACGCTCGCAATCGTGTTTTCGCTTGCGGCCGGCGGCAGTGATTCGGCCGTCTCGCGTGGGCGAAAGTCGGGATAGACAGAAGGCAGCTCGCTTTCCACGGCCTTGACGGACATCGGCGCAGTTGCGGCCTCCCAGGACACGGTGCCAGCTTCAGTCAGCGTGTAGCCCGGCACCTGCGTCGCGATCTGCGGGAAATCGGACGCCTGCAGTTCAGGCCCCTGTGCCAGGACAACCGCGCGGAAAATCGCGTTCTCCAACTGCCGTATGTTGCCCGGCCAATCGAAGGCGGTCAGCAATGCCATGGCGGCCGAAGATAGCGTCAGCGGCGTGGCAAGCTTCTGTTCGCCGGCGAAGCGTTCGACGAAGGAGCGGACGAGGACTGGAATGTCCTCCTTACGCTTGCGAAGTGCGGGAATGGTTATAGGGAAGACGTTCAGGCGATAGTAGAGGTCCTCGCGGAACCGCCCTTCCTTCACCTCCGTGATCAGGTCCTTGTTGGTGGCCGAGATCAGCCGGACATTGACCTTCTGTGGAGTGCGGGCGCCCACCGTTTCGATCTCGCCCTGCTGGACGGCACGCAACAGCTTGACCTGGACTTCGAGCGGCAGGTCGCCGATCTCGTCGAGGAAGATCGTTCCGCCATCGGCCTCGGCAAATTTGCCGATATGCCGCTCCGTCGCGCCGGTGAAGGCGCCCTTCTCATGGCCGAACAGGATGCTTTCGACGAGATTGTGCGGGATCGCTCCGCAGTTGACGGTGACGAAGGGCTTGTGCGCGCGGTCGCTTGCCGCCTGGATGGCGCGCGCCACCATTTCCTTGCCGACACCGGACTCACCTTCGATGACGACGGGAATGTTGGACTGCGCGGCCCGGCGGGCGAGGTCGATGACGCGCAGCATTTCCTGGCTTGCCGATACGATGTCCTCGAACTGGACGGCTTCGCTGCGATTGCGACGGCTCGGCCGGCCGCGATGATCCCGCTGCTCCAGCTTCAGCGCGTTGTCGATCGCGACACCGAGGCGCTCAGGCGAGACCGGCTTGACGACGAAATCGAACGCACCGGCACGCATGGCGATTACGACGGTCTCCAGCCCGCCCTGCCCCGTCTGCACGATCACCGGAATCGTGCTCTCGCGTTCAGCGAGCGCGTCGAGAAAGGCCGATCCGTTCATTTCCGGCATCATCAGGTCGAGCAGGATCACACTGATCAGGCCGCCCTTGCGGTCGAGCACTTCCAGGCCGACGCGGCCGTTCTCGGCCATGTGCGCCACATGGCCGTTGCGCTCGATCATGTTCTTTAGAAGCCTGCGCTGGACAGGATCATCATCGACAACAAGAATGTGGGCCGTCATTGGAACCTCCTCGCCGCGCGTCATGCGCAGTGTTGGCACAACTATACAGTTGGACCTTCGCACGAAGGGTTGAACATGCCGTTTTGAGAAAGGCTTGCATTTTAACCAATGGCGACGCAAGCAAGTGCGCTGCAATCACAGACGAGGCTTCCGATGTCCGCTTTGAACGTTTCGCCCGCAATCCACCACGCAACGGCCACGGCCGGCGCGATCACCGGTGACCTCGGCGACCTGCCG encodes:
- a CDS encoding sigma-54 dependent transcriptional regulator, with product MTAHILVVDDDPVQRRLLKNMIERNGHVAHMAENGRVGLEVLDRKGGLISVILLDLMMPEMNGSAFLDALAERESTIPVIVQTGQGGLETVVIAMRAGAFDFVVKPVSPERLGVAIDNALKLEQRDHRGRPSRRNRSEAVQFEDIVSASQEMLRVIDLARRAAQSNIPVVIEGESGVGKEMVARAIQAASDRAHKPFVTVNCGAIPHNLVESILFGHEKGAFTGATERHIGKFAEADGGTIFLDEIGDLPLEVQVKLLRAVQQGEIETVGARTPQKVNVRLISATNKDLITEVKEGRFREDLYYRLNVFPITIPALRKRKEDIPVLVRSFVERFAGEQKLATPLTLSSAAMALLTAFDWPGNIRQLENAIFRAVVLAQGPELQASDFPQIATQVPGYTLTEAGTVSWEAATAPMSVKAVESELPSVYPDFRPRETAESLPPAASENTIASVDRGGQVRRLADVEEELIRFALKFYHGQMSQVARKLGIGRSTLYRKLKDYGIDPENPLKEAA